A portion of the Oncorhynchus gorbuscha isolate QuinsamMale2020 ecotype Even-year linkage group LG07, OgorEven_v1.0, whole genome shotgun sequence genome contains these proteins:
- the cep170aa gene encoding centrosomal protein of 170 kDa isoform X4: MSLTSWFLVSSGGTRHRLPREMIFVGRDDCELMLQSRSVDKQHAVINYELTSDEHKVKDLGSLNGTFVNDVRIQEQMYITLKIDDKLRFGYDTNLFTVVRGEMTVPDEALQHEKFTSQLQLSKKPSNGEPTKSPAKSPPKSPAKTPKSSSCRPAESKAAEGTMEPSAKPAESHKGDDKMAGDIAALHRGTPLYGQPSWWGDGDADDENSFKQETKTCGKKHDSSAADGREPKRSERPREDGLGPEPSYFEIPTKEAQMAEDSIHEIPTKDTEGAAATASAQGHASPHAFTIEFDDTSPGKVTIKDHVSKLTPDHRPRPKKASHSGSKDLSTLQAAMMVSESKVADWLAQNDPPTVRSESTEDSKSIKSDVPVHFKRLKGSKHEDGTQSDSENGIGLRFGNRRLALEERLRVAQGGQGGQGGRTTSNRTSFMIEFYDDDNSRKRRSYSFSQTAPLLGGAAGEALCPTPPSHPKSPSTTTTATDFSKAPLSAALIAGAPTAARVLMKQRSEDQSIGRSSVSTGHQTIEPSPSEEGLRTPRSQGDRDREQEDDQSDKGTYTIELENRNPEEEEARRMIDKVFGVEQNQDPSVSGPVEHQQGEAGKEKKERKKTTETGETEKPSCLPSESVSENPVAVGSSRWVSQWASLSANHTRTDPEGSGAESPAFVHQQREADAFESGVSIRSASSATSSLTERKRRTLPQLPIDDPRAKPGKSLSGLGLHRSEIGEKQDTEPQEKSQVEHKGDGACFTSIEEGDMMKSKQKQTKAPLQASSKPPLRPIGSSEKRSEERRRRAEDRIQHHIKEGVDGGEKSGGKPLVRQGSFTIEKPSGVVPIELIPRIKCGAGVLGRERSDSVGSMDTATLLKDTEAVMAFLEAKLRDENKLDRANRAGSISPESDVDTASTYSQVAGEGEKKAAHQKRRSLSSLHKEKSNLSSTSKTAASTNARERLERKTKTRTDPSRPDVRRSVQPASSRARQPSQDLTDDDQTSSFPISDILSSDQESLYSRSYGRSHFTSTDDLLHSKLEAKSSSKTSSSKSSKTLQAATASSLGKQASLPQPRPTRTSLLRRARLGDTSDTDLPDADRMSVASEVSTTSSTSKPPSGRKGPSRLDMLAQPRRTRLGSISARSDSECTVGRSSTSSPRLSAETALRLGLRSSTPTDNKMAPRMRANSVSKLTEAKSRISPSIHSTPSESPQPEPEPSEEELMASNRWRRLPPEYGSTSEEEFGSNRNSPKPGRTLRPHSVLRGTRLGGSTSSLNSGQVGPGGMVLKHRMREQEEYIKDWTAHSEEIARISQDLAKDLAILAREIHDVAGEIDSVSSSGTAPSTTVSTAATTPGSAIDTREEVGRTQEGKQKLVDRVFDESLNFRKIPPMVQNKAPEINGRPVELRPRAPDSLDSHSALRRRTWNRDEAVVDSLLLTSVSQLSAKIRQSVDKTAGKIRILFKDKDRNWDEIESKLRSESDIPLLKTSNKQISSILVELKRVEKQLQVINVMVDPDGTLDALSSLGLTSPLTPKPTPGSQGPQEALPGPTASARGNTASSAPTEGSGSGSARDLGGLQFNRIHPSGEESAIPQK, from the exons ACATTTGTGAATGATGTTCGAATCCAAGAGCAGATGTATATCACTTTGAAGATCGATGACAAGTTAAGGTTTGGATATG ATACCAACCTGTTCACGGTGGTGCGAGGCGAGATGACTGTCCCAGACGAGGCTCTGCAG CATGAGAAGTTCACCAGCCAGCTCCAGCTGAGTAAGAAGCCCTCCAACGGTGAGCCCACCAAGTCACCTGCCAAATCTCCTCCCAAGTCTCCTGCTAAGACCCCCAAGTCCTCCAGCTGCAGACCAGCCGAGAGCAAGGCAGCCGAGGGGACCATGGAGCCATCAGCCAAACCTGCCGAATCACACAAGGGAGATGACAAGATGGCAG GGGACATAGCAGCATTGCACCGGGGAACCCCTCTGTATGGACAGCCATCTTGGTGGGGGGATGGGGACGCAGACGATGAGAACTCCTTCAAGCAGGAGACCAAGACGTGCGGGAAGAAGCATGACAGCTCTGCGGCAG ACGGCAGAGAGCCTAAGAGGAGTGAGAGGCCTAGGGAGGACGGCCTGGGCCCCGAGCCGAGCTACTTTGAGATACCCACCAAGGAGGCTCAGATGGCCGAGGACAGCATTCATGAGATCCCCACCAAAGACACTGAGGGGGCTGCTGCTACCGCCAGCGCTCAGGGCCACGCCTCACCTCATGCCTTCACAATCGAGTTTGACGACACCTCCCCTGGCAAGGTCACGATCAAGGACCACGTGTCCAAGCTGACTCCAGACCACCGGCCCCGGCCTAAGAAGGCCTCCCATTCAGGCAGCAAGGACCTCAGCACCCTGCAGGCCGCCATGATGGTCTCTGAGAGCAAGGTGGCTGATTGGCTGGCCCAGAACGACCCCCCTACGGTGCGCAGTGAGTCCACGGAGGACAGCAAAAGCATCAAGAGTGATGTCCCTGTCCACTTCAAGAGGCTCAAAG GCAGCAAGCATGAGGATGGCACCCAGAGCGACTCCGAGAACGGAATTGGTCTGCGCTTCGGCAACCGGAGGCTGGCTTTGGAGGAGAGGCTGAGGGTGGCGCAGGGAGGACAGGGGGGTCAGGGGGGCCGGACCACCAGCAACAGGACCTCCTTCATGATCGAGTTCTACGATGATGACAACTCCCGCAAGCGACGATCCTACTCCTTCTCGCAGACTGCACCGCTGCTTGGGGGCGCGGCCGGGGAGGCTCTGTGCCCCACGCCCCCCTCCCACCCTAAGTCCCCATCTACCACAACCACAGCCACAGACTTCAGCAAGGCCCCGTTATCAGCGGCCCTGATAGCGGGTGCCCCCACGGCCGCCCGGGTCCTGATGAAGCAGAGGTCTGAGGACCAGAGCATAGGAAGGAGCTCGGTCAGTACAGGTCACCAGACAATTGAGCCCAGCCCCAGTGAGGAGGGTTTGAGGACCCCTCGGTCTcaaggggacagggacagggagcaGGAGGATGACCAGAGCGATAAGGGAACCTACACCATTGAGCTGGAGAACCGCaaccctgaggaggaggaggccagaCGCATGATAGACAAG GTGTTTGGGGTGGAGCAGAACCAGGATCCGTCTGTCTCAGGGCCAGTAGAACACCAACAGGGAGAAGcagggaaggagaagaaggagaggaagaagaccaCAGAGACGGGAGAAACTGAAAAACCAAGCTGCCTTCCATCTGAG agTGTGTCTGAGAACCCGGTGGCAGTGGGCAGTAGTCGCTGGGTGTCTCAGTGGGCCAGTCTATCTGCTAACCACACCAGGACTGACCCAGAAGGGTCTGGGGCTGAGTCACCTGCCTTCGTCCATCAGCAGAGAG AAGCGGATGCCTTTGAGTCGGGCGTGTCCATCCGAAGCGCCAGCTCTGCCACCTCCAGTCTCACAGAGCGCAAACGCAGGACCCTCCCCCAGCTCCCTATCGACGACCCCCGGGCTAAGCCAGGGAAGAGCTTGTCCGGCCTAGGCCTGCATCGCTCAGAGATCGGAGAGAAACAGGACACGGAGCCCCAGGAGAAGAGCCAGGTGGAGCATAAAGGAGACGGGGCGTGCTTTACCTCCATAGAGGAGGGGGATATGATGAAGAGCAAACAGAAACAGACCAAGGCCCCGCTACAGGCCTCCTCCAAGCCCCCTCTTAGACCTATAGGCAGCAGTGAGAAGAGGTCCGAGGAGAGAAGGAGGCGGGCGGAGGACAGGATTCAGCACCACATCAAAGAAGGAGTGGACGGGGGGGAGAAGTCAGGGGGCAAACCTTTGGTTCGCCAGGGCAGTTTCACCATCGAGAAGCCCAGTGGTGTGGTGCCAATTGAGCTGATCCCCCGGATCAAATGTGGTGCTGGTGTCCTGGGCCGCGAGCGCAGCGACTCTGTGGGCAGCATGGACACAGCCACCCTGCTGAAGGACACAGAGGCTGTCATGGCCTTCCTAGAGGCCAAGCTGAGGGATGAGAACAAGCTGGACAGAGCCAACCGGGCAGGTTCCATCTCCCCCGAGTCAGACGTGGACACGGCCAGCACCTATAGCCAGgtggcaggggagggagagaagaaagcagCCCACCAGAAACGCCGCTCCCTAAGCAGCCTGCACAAGGAGAAGAGCAACCTGAGCTCAACCTCCAAAACCGCTGCCAGCACCAACGCCCGCGAGCGCCTGGAGAgaaagaccaagaccagaactgATCCCAGCCGGCCAGATGTCCGCCGCTCCGTCCAGCCTGCCTCCTCGCGGGCACGCCAACCATCCCAGGACCTCACGGATGACGATCAGACCTCGTCTTTCCCCATCTCCGACATCCTCTCCTCTGACCAGGAGAGTTTGTATAGTCGCTCGTACGGCCGCAGCCACTTCACCTCTACGGATGACCTGCTACATTCAAAACTGGAGGCCAAATCCAGCAGCAAGACCAGCTCCAGTAAGTCCAGTAAGACCCTCCAGGCCGCCACAGCTTCCTCTCTGGGGAAACAGGCCTCTCTGCCCCAGCCACGGCCTACCAGAACGTCCCTGCTCCGCCGGGCCCGGCTGGGGGACACGTCCGACACGGACCTGCCTGATGCAGACAGGATGTCTGTCGCCTCCGAGGTGTCCACCACCAGTTCCACATCCAAGCCTCCGTCTGGTCGTAAAGGCCCCTCGCGGCTGGACATGCTGGCACAGCCCAGGAGGACGCGGCTGGGCTCCATCTCGGCCCGTAGTGACTCAGAGTGTACTGTGGGCCGGAGCAGCACCTCCTCCCCTCGCCTGTCTGCAGAGACCGCCCTGCGTCTGGGACTCCGCTCCTCCACCCCCACCGACAACAAAATGGCTCCTCGCATGAGGGCCAACAGTGTGTCCAAGCTGACCGAGGCCAAGTCCAGAATCAGCCCCTCCATCCACAGCACTCCCTCAG AGAGCCctcagcctgagcctgagccttcAGAGGAGGAGCTCATGG CCTCTAACAGGTGGAGACGGCTGCCCCCAGAGTACGGATCCACCTCAGAGGAGGAGTTTGGCTCCAACAGGAACTCTCCCAAACCTGGGCGCACTCTGCGCCCCCACTCGGTCCTGAGGGGTACCAGACTAGGGGGCTCCACCAGCAGCCTTAACTCTGGTCAGGTTGGCCCTGGAGGCATGGTCCTCAAACACCGCATgagagagcaggaggagtacATCAAGGACTGGACTGCTCACAGCGAGGAGATTGCCAG GATCAGTCAAGACCTGGCCAAGGACCTGGCCATCCTCGCCCGGGAGATCCACGACGTGGCCGGAGAGATCGACTCGGTCAGCTCCTCTGGAACGGCTCCCAGCACCACGGTTAGCACCGCCGCCACGACGCCCGGCTCCGCCATCGATACCCGCGAAGAGGTAGGCCGCACGCAGGAGGGCAAGCAAAAG CTGGTTGACCGTGTGTTTGACGAGAGCCTCAACTTCAGGAAGATCCCTCCCATGGTGCAGAACAAGGCCCCTGAGATAAACGGACGCCCTGTGGAGCTCCGTCCCCGCGCCCCAGACAGCCTGGACTCCCACTCTGCCCTCCGCAGACGCACATGGAACAGGGATGAGGCGGTGGTGGACAGTCTGCTGCTCACATCTGTCTCTCAGCTGTCAGCTAAAATCAGGCAGTCTGTTGACAAAACAGCAGGAAAAATACG AATATTGTTCAAAGACAAGGACAGGAATTGGGATGAGATTGAGAGCAAACTCCGATCTGAGAGCGACATACCACTTCTAAAAACGTCTAACAAG CAGATCTCCTCTATCCTCGTGGAGCTGAAGAGAGTGGAGAAGCAGCTACAAG TGATAAATGTAATGGTGGATCCTGACGGCACCCTGGATGCCCTGAGCAGCCTTGGCCTGACTAGCCCCCTTACACCCAAGCCCACTCCTGGTTCTCAGGGGCCCCAGGAGGCCCTCCCAGGCCCCACAGCCTCAGCCAGGGGCAACACAGCCTCCTCAGCCCCCACTGaggggtcagggtctgggtcagccAGAGACCTGGGAGGCCTGCAATTCAACCGCATCCACCCCAGTGGAGAAGAGAGTGCCATCCCCCAGAAGTGA
- the cep170aa gene encoding centrosomal protein of 170 kDa isoform X1 encodes MSLTSWFLVSSGGTRHRLPREMIFVGRDDCELMLQSRSVDKQHAVINYELTSDEHKVKDLGSLNGTFVNDVRIQEQMYITLKIDDKLRFGYDTNLFTVVRGEMTVPDEALQHEKFTSQLQLSKKPSNGEPTKSPAKSPPKSPAKTPKSSSCRPAESKAAEGTMEPSAKPAESHKGDDKMAGDIAALHRGTPLYGQPSWWGDGDADDENSFKQETKTCGKKHDSSAADGREPKRSERPREDGLGPEPSYFEIPTKEAQMAEDSIHEIPTKDTEGAAATASAQGHASPHAFTIEFDDTSPGKVTIKDHVSKLTPDHRPRPKKASHSGSKDLSTLQAAMMVSESKVADWLAQNDPPTVRSESTEDSKSIKSDVPVHFKRLKGSKHEDGTQSDSENGIGLRFGNRRLALEERLRVAQGGQGGQGGRTTSNRTSFMIEFYDDDNSRKRRSYSFSQTAPLLGGAAGEALCPTPPSHPKSPSTTTTATDFSKAPLSAALIAGAPTAARVLMKQRSEDQSIGRSSVSTGHQTIEPSPSEEGLRTPRSQGDRDREQEDDQSDKGTYTIELENRNPEEEEARRMIDKVFGVEQNQDPSVSGPVEHQQGEAGKEKKERKKTTETGETEKPSCLPSESVSENPVAVGSSRWVSQWASLSANHTRTDPEGSGAESPAFVHQQREADAFESGVSIRSASSATSSLTERKRRTLPQLPIDDPRAKPGKSLSGLGLHRSEIGEKQDTEPQEKSQVEHKGDGACFTSIEEGDMMKSKQKQTKAPLQASSKPPLRPIGSSEKRSEERRRRAEDRIQHHIKEGVDGGEKSGGKPLVRQGSFTIEKPSGVVPIELIPRIKCGAGVLGRERSDSVGSMDTATLLKDTEAVMAFLEAKLRDENKLDRANRAGSISPESDVDTASTYSQVAGEGEKKAAHQKRRSLSSLHKEKSNLSSTSKTAASTNARERLERKTKTRTDPSRPDVRRSVQPASSRARQPSQDLTDDDQTSSFPISDILSSDQESLYSRSYGRSHFTSTDDLLHSKLEAKSSSKTSSSKSSKTLQAATASSLGKQASLPQPRPTRTSLLRRARLGDTSDTDLPDADRMSVASEVSTTSSTSKPPSGRKGPSRLDMLAQPRRTRLGSISARSDSECTVGRSSTSSPRLSAETALRLGLRSSTPTDNKMAPRMRANSVSKLTEAKSRISPSIHSTPSESPQPEPEPSEEELMASNRWRRLPPEYGSTSEEEFGSNRNSPKPGRTLRPHSVLRGTRLGGSTSSLNSGQVGPGGMVLKHRMREQEEYIKDWTAHSEEIARLFPCVRRISQDLAKDLAILAREIHDVAGEIDSVSSSGTAPSTTVSTAATTPGSAIDTREEVGRTQEGKQKLVDRVFDESLNFRKIPPMVQNKAPEINGRPVELRPRAPDSLDSHSALRRRTWNRDEAVVDSLLLTSVSQLSAKIRQSVDKTAGKIRILFKDKDRNWDEIESKLRSESDIPLLKTSNKQISSILVELKRVEKQLQVINVMVDPDGTLDALSSLGLTSPLTPKPTPGSQGPQEALPGPTASARGNTASSAPTEGSGSGSARDLGGLQFNRIHPSGEESAIPQK; translated from the exons ACATTTGTGAATGATGTTCGAATCCAAGAGCAGATGTATATCACTTTGAAGATCGATGACAAGTTAAGGTTTGGATATG ATACCAACCTGTTCACGGTGGTGCGAGGCGAGATGACTGTCCCAGACGAGGCTCTGCAG CATGAGAAGTTCACCAGCCAGCTCCAGCTGAGTAAGAAGCCCTCCAACGGTGAGCCCACCAAGTCACCTGCCAAATCTCCTCCCAAGTCTCCTGCTAAGACCCCCAAGTCCTCCAGCTGCAGACCAGCCGAGAGCAAGGCAGCCGAGGGGACCATGGAGCCATCAGCCAAACCTGCCGAATCACACAAGGGAGATGACAAGATGGCAG GGGACATAGCAGCATTGCACCGGGGAACCCCTCTGTATGGACAGCCATCTTGGTGGGGGGATGGGGACGCAGACGATGAGAACTCCTTCAAGCAGGAGACCAAGACGTGCGGGAAGAAGCATGACAGCTCTGCGGCAG ACGGCAGAGAGCCTAAGAGGAGTGAGAGGCCTAGGGAGGACGGCCTGGGCCCCGAGCCGAGCTACTTTGAGATACCCACCAAGGAGGCTCAGATGGCCGAGGACAGCATTCATGAGATCCCCACCAAAGACACTGAGGGGGCTGCTGCTACCGCCAGCGCTCAGGGCCACGCCTCACCTCATGCCTTCACAATCGAGTTTGACGACACCTCCCCTGGCAAGGTCACGATCAAGGACCACGTGTCCAAGCTGACTCCAGACCACCGGCCCCGGCCTAAGAAGGCCTCCCATTCAGGCAGCAAGGACCTCAGCACCCTGCAGGCCGCCATGATGGTCTCTGAGAGCAAGGTGGCTGATTGGCTGGCCCAGAACGACCCCCCTACGGTGCGCAGTGAGTCCACGGAGGACAGCAAAAGCATCAAGAGTGATGTCCCTGTCCACTTCAAGAGGCTCAAAG GCAGCAAGCATGAGGATGGCACCCAGAGCGACTCCGAGAACGGAATTGGTCTGCGCTTCGGCAACCGGAGGCTGGCTTTGGAGGAGAGGCTGAGGGTGGCGCAGGGAGGACAGGGGGGTCAGGGGGGCCGGACCACCAGCAACAGGACCTCCTTCATGATCGAGTTCTACGATGATGACAACTCCCGCAAGCGACGATCCTACTCCTTCTCGCAGACTGCACCGCTGCTTGGGGGCGCGGCCGGGGAGGCTCTGTGCCCCACGCCCCCCTCCCACCCTAAGTCCCCATCTACCACAACCACAGCCACAGACTTCAGCAAGGCCCCGTTATCAGCGGCCCTGATAGCGGGTGCCCCCACGGCCGCCCGGGTCCTGATGAAGCAGAGGTCTGAGGACCAGAGCATAGGAAGGAGCTCGGTCAGTACAGGTCACCAGACAATTGAGCCCAGCCCCAGTGAGGAGGGTTTGAGGACCCCTCGGTCTcaaggggacagggacagggagcaGGAGGATGACCAGAGCGATAAGGGAACCTACACCATTGAGCTGGAGAACCGCaaccctgaggaggaggaggccagaCGCATGATAGACAAG GTGTTTGGGGTGGAGCAGAACCAGGATCCGTCTGTCTCAGGGCCAGTAGAACACCAACAGGGAGAAGcagggaaggagaagaaggagaggaagaagaccaCAGAGACGGGAGAAACTGAAAAACCAAGCTGCCTTCCATCTGAG agTGTGTCTGAGAACCCGGTGGCAGTGGGCAGTAGTCGCTGGGTGTCTCAGTGGGCCAGTCTATCTGCTAACCACACCAGGACTGACCCAGAAGGGTCTGGGGCTGAGTCACCTGCCTTCGTCCATCAGCAGAGAG AAGCGGATGCCTTTGAGTCGGGCGTGTCCATCCGAAGCGCCAGCTCTGCCACCTCCAGTCTCACAGAGCGCAAACGCAGGACCCTCCCCCAGCTCCCTATCGACGACCCCCGGGCTAAGCCAGGGAAGAGCTTGTCCGGCCTAGGCCTGCATCGCTCAGAGATCGGAGAGAAACAGGACACGGAGCCCCAGGAGAAGAGCCAGGTGGAGCATAAAGGAGACGGGGCGTGCTTTACCTCCATAGAGGAGGGGGATATGATGAAGAGCAAACAGAAACAGACCAAGGCCCCGCTACAGGCCTCCTCCAAGCCCCCTCTTAGACCTATAGGCAGCAGTGAGAAGAGGTCCGAGGAGAGAAGGAGGCGGGCGGAGGACAGGATTCAGCACCACATCAAAGAAGGAGTGGACGGGGGGGAGAAGTCAGGGGGCAAACCTTTGGTTCGCCAGGGCAGTTTCACCATCGAGAAGCCCAGTGGTGTGGTGCCAATTGAGCTGATCCCCCGGATCAAATGTGGTGCTGGTGTCCTGGGCCGCGAGCGCAGCGACTCTGTGGGCAGCATGGACACAGCCACCCTGCTGAAGGACACAGAGGCTGTCATGGCCTTCCTAGAGGCCAAGCTGAGGGATGAGAACAAGCTGGACAGAGCCAACCGGGCAGGTTCCATCTCCCCCGAGTCAGACGTGGACACGGCCAGCACCTATAGCCAGgtggcaggggagggagagaagaaagcagCCCACCAGAAACGCCGCTCCCTAAGCAGCCTGCACAAGGAGAAGAGCAACCTGAGCTCAACCTCCAAAACCGCTGCCAGCACCAACGCCCGCGAGCGCCTGGAGAgaaagaccaagaccagaactgATCCCAGCCGGCCAGATGTCCGCCGCTCCGTCCAGCCTGCCTCCTCGCGGGCACGCCAACCATCCCAGGACCTCACGGATGACGATCAGACCTCGTCTTTCCCCATCTCCGACATCCTCTCCTCTGACCAGGAGAGTTTGTATAGTCGCTCGTACGGCCGCAGCCACTTCACCTCTACGGATGACCTGCTACATTCAAAACTGGAGGCCAAATCCAGCAGCAAGACCAGCTCCAGTAAGTCCAGTAAGACCCTCCAGGCCGCCACAGCTTCCTCTCTGGGGAAACAGGCCTCTCTGCCCCAGCCACGGCCTACCAGAACGTCCCTGCTCCGCCGGGCCCGGCTGGGGGACACGTCCGACACGGACCTGCCTGATGCAGACAGGATGTCTGTCGCCTCCGAGGTGTCCACCACCAGTTCCACATCCAAGCCTCCGTCTGGTCGTAAAGGCCCCTCGCGGCTGGACATGCTGGCACAGCCCAGGAGGACGCGGCTGGGCTCCATCTCGGCCCGTAGTGACTCAGAGTGTACTGTGGGCCGGAGCAGCACCTCCTCCCCTCGCCTGTCTGCAGAGACCGCCCTGCGTCTGGGACTCCGCTCCTCCACCCCCACCGACAACAAAATGGCTCCTCGCATGAGGGCCAACAGTGTGTCCAAGCTGACCGAGGCCAAGTCCAGAATCAGCCCCTCCATCCACAGCACTCCCTCAG AGAGCCctcagcctgagcctgagccttcAGAGGAGGAGCTCATGG CCTCTAACAGGTGGAGACGGCTGCCCCCAGAGTACGGATCCACCTCAGAGGAGGAGTTTGGCTCCAACAGGAACTCTCCCAAACCTGGGCGCACTCTGCGCCCCCACTCGGTCCTGAGGGGTACCAGACTAGGGGGCTCCACCAGCAGCCTTAACTCTGGTCAGGTTGGCCCTGGAGGCATGGTCCTCAAACACCGCATgagagagcaggaggagtacATCAAGGACTGGACTGCTCACAGCGAGGAGATTGCCAG GTTATTTCCCTGTGTGCGTAGGATCAGTCAAGACCTGGCCAAGGACCTGGCCATCCTCGCCCGGGAGATCCACGACGTGGCCGGAGAGATCGACTCGGTCAGCTCCTCTGGAACGGCTCCCAGCACCACGGTTAGCACCGCCGCCACGACGCCCGGCTCCGCCATCGATACCCGCGAAGAGGTAGGCCGCACGCAGGAGGGCAAGCAAAAG CTGGTTGACCGTGTGTTTGACGAGAGCCTCAACTTCAGGAAGATCCCTCCCATGGTGCAGAACAAGGCCCCTGAGATAAACGGACGCCCTGTGGAGCTCCGTCCCCGCGCCCCAGACAGCCTGGACTCCCACTCTGCCCTCCGCAGACGCACATGGAACAGGGATGAGGCGGTGGTGGACAGTCTGCTGCTCACATCTGTCTCTCAGCTGTCAGCTAAAATCAGGCAGTCTGTTGACAAAACAGCAGGAAAAATACG AATATTGTTCAAAGACAAGGACAGGAATTGGGATGAGATTGAGAGCAAACTCCGATCTGAGAGCGACATACCACTTCTAAAAACGTCTAACAAG CAGATCTCCTCTATCCTCGTGGAGCTGAAGAGAGTGGAGAAGCAGCTACAAG TGATAAATGTAATGGTGGATCCTGACGGCACCCTGGATGCCCTGAGCAGCCTTGGCCTGACTAGCCCCCTTACACCCAAGCCCACTCCTGGTTCTCAGGGGCCCCAGGAGGCCCTCCCAGGCCCCACAGCCTCAGCCAGGGGCAACACAGCCTCCTCAGCCCCCACTGaggggtcagggtctgggtcagccAGAGACCTGGGAGGCCTGCAATTCAACCGCATCCACCCCAGTGGAGAAGAGAGTGCCATCCCCCAGAAGTGA